One genomic region from Cyclopterus lumpus isolate fCycLum1 chromosome 20, fCycLum1.pri, whole genome shotgun sequence encodes:
- the topbp1 gene encoding DNA topoisomerase 2-binding protein 1 isoform X2, producing the protein MSKGDKGGFIVKFVESKAQKTEYAVKAYEAILELQSDKYLKTIEEDAVLQMDQKDKSLFVFSSFTTPAFLHCKKLGCRVVSPLVVLYCLQQQHCVPKAEEPVYNMAMADITISCTSLDKASRAAVMDLVQLMGGRVYLDLNVSVTHLIAGEVGSKKYLVAASLGKPILLPTWVNACWEKSQNGLFRYTDLPIEDYLCPVLRGCTVCVTGLSSTERREVQRLCDQHGANYTGQLKMNECTHLIVSEPTGQKYECARKWNVYCVSLHWLFDSIEKGFCQDESRYTVERNASKTTRPHTSTPTGTNKKEEGPSLLGLSHISVNASMTINDTVVTNGTISRLEAPDPIDTLDLTVCPADDILDGCKLYLCGLPGKKLEKLRRLVNVAGGLRFNQPSEELTHVVMGELDQDLKSFLFKATHRPHVVTVQWLLDSFNKGSLLPEASYLHPDCLPPALAAVSVSARRTPSSRHSAGPPAASPTTPRQTRAEEDLLSQYMDDDPTLVDMPPPAEGNRRKSVHTSAPWAPNLTRGPEPDSTLQEASEAGLFFGKRFLLVGFGAEAETQLSILVTENGGTVLMGRTRVVADYAVVPLLGCSVEATVDEVVTDTWLAMCVEKEYVLQLSSNPLFTPVPLMDGRFPLKDCVLSVSQFTGAERESLVELAKHLGANVQDYFVRLANQKKGMLASTHLVLQSPEGTKYQAAKKWGLPAVTMRWILGSARTGQRAEEGRFLVDLPPSPEREDESFVGGSQKPAMPPPARLSPEIPLLGLQSGKVVTPLDLGRLRSKVLRSVLDEMKPKEDISTPKENQGGGGKNPPQNEAPLQLDTPSRFLSRDQLFRPSFNFKDARGALETPAGKSKPGETAETPLTDVINRNLKVSLANSTRNSASDIQAITASPQFTKTSEKEVPEKEVSPLTGVVICVGKKLSKMQSELNAVAASLGADFRWACDDTVTHYIYAGRVGDNTREYRGVKERGLHVVSQYWLQACAEEQRHVPESLYPFTYNPKMSLNLSQVPNSSQRSPPFTRTQLKDITEAKDEKECLSVYRSVRQCGHVATEEATTLRRVSDGSVDKEDTSGAADRSDVSETLEMRENLQRQLQEIMSATKLTTGKRTSVRLSRMGSGGADSGPHTPDGSRVGRCGSRRTLEALRVPREAALDINTEPSQSEQIVWDDPTAREERAKLADNLQWPGSPSQHSEPLAPPPPSAENGPQFRDSMTDSELVEMAACDVIDQHMGRRVTAAPTEEREHDILTPKAPSIAFPLANPPVAPEPQPEEEKQPPRFQLSSLSPQERIDYSHLIEELGGVILDKQSFDPSCSHIIVGTPLRNEKYLAAMAAGKWILHRSYLEACRSVDRFIQEDEYEWGSSSILDALPSITSQQRRLALAAMRWRKTLQGRSEQGGAFSGWTVMLNIDQIRESGFRRLLQSGRAKVMPSPSPSSYKETTHLFADFSRLKPGDFRVDVSEATAHGVKCLKPEYIADYLMQEPTPPVELYHLTEAPSEEAPGTPSRKRKGAADNSRLKKTRLN; encoded by the exons GCAGCAGTGATGGATCTGGTGCAACTCATGGGTGGACGTGTCTATCTTGATCTAAATGTATCGGTCACACACCTGATAGCCGGAGAGGTGGGCAGCAAGAAATACCTGGTAGCGGCCAGCCTGGGTAAACCCATCCTGCTGCCTACATGGGTCAATGCCTGCTGGGAGAAATCTCAAAACGG TCTGTTCCGGTATACAGACCTACCCATTGAGGACTACCTGTGCCCTGTGTTGCGTGGCTGCACTGTTTGTGTGACTGGCCTCTCCAGCACAGAGCGTAGAGAGGTGCAACGGCTCTGTGATCAGCATGGCGCCAACTACACCGGTCAGCTCAAAATGAATGAGTGTACACACCTCATCGTTAGTGAGCCAACAG GTCAGAAGTACGAGTGTGCAAGGAAGTGGAACGTGTATTGCGTGTCTCTGCATTGGCTCTTTGACAGCATAGAAAAGGGCTTTTGTCAAGACGAGAGCCGGTACACTGTGGAGCGTAACGCATCCAAGACCACTCGACCGCACACTTCCACCCCCACTGGCACCAACAAGAAGGAGG AGGGTCCATCTCTGCTGGGCTTGAGCCACATCTCTGTGAATGCTAGCATGACAATAAATGACACGGTTGTCACCAACGGCACCATCAGCCGCCTGGAAGCTCCAGACCCCATTGATACTCTGGATCTCACCGTGTGCCCAGCTGATGATATATTAGATGGCTGTAAG CTGTACCTGTGTGGCCTGCCAGGGAAGAAACTGGAGAAGCTGCGTCGTCTTGTGAACGTTGCAGGAGGTCTGCGCTTCAACCAGCCCAGTGAGGAACTCACACATGTGGTCATGGGAGAGCTGGACCAGGACCTCAAGAGTTTTCTGTTCAAAGCAACACATAG ACCCCATGTAGTAACAGTGCAGTGGCTGCTGGACAGTTTCAACAAAGGCAGTCTGCTCCCAGAAGCGAGTTACCTCCACCCCGACTGTCTGCCCCCGGCCCTGGCTGCTGTCTCTGTGTCGGCCCGCCGCACTCCTTCCTCCCGGCATTCGGCTGGTCCCCCTGCAGCCAGCCCCACCACTCCCAGGCAAACCAGAGCTGAGGAAGATCTGCTCTCTCAGTACATGGATGATGACCCTACATTAG TGGACATGCCCCCACCAGCAGAGGGCAACCGCAGGAAGTCCGTCCATACATCTGCACCTTGGGCGCCAAACCTCACCAGAGGACCAGAGCCAGACTCAACCCTGCAGGAAGCCAGCGAGGCAGGCCTCTTTTTTGGGAAACGCTTCCTACTTGTGGGCTTTGGCGCCGAGGCAGAGACCCAGCTCTCCATACTGGTGACAGAAAATGGAGGCACGGTGCTGATGGGCCGTACACGTGTTGTGGCAGACTACGCCGTGGTCCCACTGTTGGGCTGTTCAGTAGAGGCCACCGTGGACGAGGTGGTCACTGACACATGGCTG gccATGTGTGTGGAGAAGGAGTATGTTCTGCAGCTGTCCTCCAACCCTTTGTTCACACCCGTTCCTCTGATGGACGGACGTTTTCCCCTCAAAGATTGCGTTCTCTCTGTCAGCCAGTTTACGGGAGCAGAGAGGGAGTCTTTGGTGGAGCTGGCCAAGCACCTCGGAGCCAA TGTCCAGGATTACTTTGTGCGCCTGGCCAACCAGAAGAAAGGGATGCTGGCCAGCACTCACCTGGTGCTGCAGAGTCCCGAAGGCACAAAGTACCAAGCAGCAAAGAAATGGGGGCTTCCAGCCGTCACCATGCGCTGGATACTCGGGTCTGCTCGCACCGGCCAGAGGGCAGAGGAGGGGCGTTTTCTAGTGGACCTGCCACCCTCACCAG agagggaggatgagagttTTGTCGGCGGCTCCCAGAAGCCGGCCATGCCGCCGCCGGCACGTCTGTCTCCAGAGATCCCTTTGCTGGGTCTCCAGAGCGGTAAGGTCGTGACTCCGCTGGATTTGGGTCGCCTCCGGAGCAAAGTGTTACGCTCTGTGTTGGATGAGATGAAGCCCAAAGAGGACATCAGCACCCCCAAAGAAAACCAGGGGGGCGGCGGAAAGAACCCCCCTCAGAACgaggcccccctgcagctgGACACTCCGTCTCGTTTCCTGAGCAGAGACCAGCTGTTCAGGCCGTCTTTCAACTTCAAG GATGCTCGAGGAGCGTTGGAGACTCCAGCGGGGAAATCCAAACCAGGAGAGACGGCGGAGACCCCGCTGACTGATGTCATCAACAGGAACCTGAAGGTGTCGCTCGCCAATAGCACCCGAAATAGCGCCTCAGATATCCAAGCCATCACCGCTAGCCCCCAATTTACCAAGACGTCTGAGAAGGAG GTCCCGGAAAAAGAAGTCAGCCCTCTGACTGGTGTTGTGATCTGTGTGGGAAAGAAGCTCAGCAAAATGCAGAGTGAACTCAATGCCGTCGCTGCCTCGCTCGGAGCGGACTTCAG GTGGGCGTGTGACGATACCGTGACACACTACATCTACGCGGGCCGTGTGGGGGACAACACCCGGGAGTACagaggagtgaaggagagagggctGCATGTGGTCTCCCAGTACTGGCTGCAGGCG TGTGCTGAGGAACAGAGGCACGTCCCCGAGTCTCTGTACCCTTTCACCTACAACCCCAAGATGAGCCTGAACCTCAGCCAGGTGCCCAACAGCTCTCAGAGGTCTCCACCTTTTACACGCACCCAACTCAAAGACATCACGGAGGCAAAGGACGAGAAG GAGTGTCTTTCCGTTTATCGATCTGTCCGTCAGTGTGGACACGTTGCCACAGAAGAAGCCACGACATTACGCCGTGTAAGCGATGGAAGCGTCGATAAAGAAGACACGAGTGGCGCTGCAGACAGAAGCG ATGTTTCCGAGACTCTAGAAATGAGAGAGAACCTGCAAAGACAGCTCCAGGAGATCATGTCCGCCACCAAGCTGACGACGGGGAAGCGTACCTCGGTCCGACTCAGCAGGATGGGGTCCGGAGGGGCCGACTCGGGCCCACACACACCTGACGGGAGCCGGGTCGGACGCTGCGGGAGCAGACGTACTCTGGAAGCTCTGAG GGTTCCCAGAGAAGCCGCTCTGGACATCAACACAGAGCCATCTCAGAGTGAGCAGATAGTTTGGGATGACCCGACAGCCCGGGAGGAGAGGGCCAAGCTGGCTGATAATTTACAGTGGCCCGGTAGTCCATCCCAACACTCTGAGCCCCTCGCACCTCCACCCCCCAGTGCAGAAAACGGCCCCCAGTTCAGGGACTCCATGACGGACTCTGAGCTGGTGGAGATGG CCGCTTGTGACGTCATCGACCAGCACATGGGCCGGAGAGTCACAGCGGCTCCAACGGAGGAGCGAGAACATGACATCCTCACTCCCAAAGCCCCCAGCATCGCCTTCCCTCTGGCCAACCCGCCGGTCGCACCGGAGCCACAG ccagaggaagagaagcagcCACCCAGATTTCAGCTGTCCTCCCTCAGCCCACAAGAGCGCATTGATTACAGTCACCTCATAGAGGAGCTTG GCGGTGTCATCCTGGACAAGCAGTCTTTCGACCCCAGCTGCTCCCACATCATCGTCGGGACTCCTCTGCGCAACGAGAAGTACCTGGCAGCCATGGCGGCGGGCAAATGGATCCTGCACCGCTCGTACCTGGAGGCCTGCCGCTCCGTGGACCGCTTCATCCAG GAGGACGAGTACGAGTGGGGCAGCAGCTCCATTCTGGACGCGTtgccctccatcacctcccagCAGAGGAGACTGGCGTTAGCTGCCATGCGCTGGAGAAAAACCCTGCAGGGACGCTCTGAGCAAGGG GGAGCCTTCAGTGGATGGACGGTCATGCTGAACATCGACCAGATCAGAGAATCAGGCTTCAGGCGGCTACTGCAGTCTGGCAGGGCGAAG GTCATGCCGAGTCCCTCCCCGTCCTCGTACAAGGAGACCACTCACCTGTTTGCAGACTTCAGCCGGCTGAAGCCCGGAGACTTCAGAGTCGACGTGTCGGAGGCCACCGCCCACGGAGTCAAATGCTTGAAGCCAGAGTACATCGCAGACTACCTCATGCAG GAGCCGACCCCGCCCGTCGAGCTTTACCACCTGACTGAAGCTCCCTCTGAAGAAGCTCCGGGCACTCCGTCACGTAAGCGCAAAGGAGCAGCGGACAACTCCAGGCTGAAAAAGACACGTCTGAACTGA